One window of the Allorhizobium ampelinum S4 genome contains the following:
- a CDS encoding ABC transporter transmembrane domain-containing protein — protein MEKSLLLYIWRHTRKQQIWVLTIVILSMVPYFLAFDLPKRIINGPIQGSGFEAPDSRQPLFAFDWTVPLTDWSLHSGGIPLDRMSSLMALSGVFLLLVIINGLFKFYINTYKGRLGERLLRRIRYELVDRVLRFPPSYVKQIHSSEVSTMVRDEVEPFGGFTGDAFVQPTMLGGQALAALFFIFLQSFWLGTIAGAMVALQVGIIPKMRRRLLILGRQRQLQARQLAGKVGEIVDGVGTIHAYDTSNYERADISKRLGDIFKIRYDLYRWKFFVKFFNNFLSQLTPFLFYSIGGYFALKGSLDVGQLVAVINAYKDLPGPLKELIDWDQSRQDVQVKYEQVLEQFEPPQMIEPALQALAPVGMATRAGQLALQNVTLQDSGGAKVVENLSLKIGQGETIAAIDNRGVGAEVMAEAIGRLNWPVAGKIVLGDADLLELPESVTGRAISYVSADGYFFHGSLKENLIYGLKHAPTNSVNYTGREAIKRRWEIKEAQLSENSDLDPNADWIDRRATSVLHGEASDLKKSILTALDTVKLTSDVMELALHSIVDPLEYPDLTEKVVELRLALRDELQRQGLANLVVHFDPNAYNAEATLGENLLFGTLRPIVNGPVYAHQSDYFYDVLERAGLLSLFYEMGFLIAENLVEIFGGLPADHPFFQQLDVLTADDVVFYQQILQRLQGRTKPVPNEEEQRAMIRLSFNYVEPRYRMGVLTAEVMDKIVGARDLFHDNLSPDLRHSIERYDPHRYMAAATLRENVIFGKLVNRNPEALPKFRELAAKLSSKKGLTERFLALGLEFDIGSGGRRLTIVQRHKLNLARALVRRCDYYIFNKALPGLDARVQEDIVKDVLAFLREQDNDPSILWVLSNTSLSKNFDRVLILDSGSLVADGTFEALGNENDIFKALVA, from the coding sequence ATGGAAAAAAGCCTACTCCTTTATATATGGCGGCATACGCGCAAGCAGCAGATCTGGGTTCTGACGATTGTTATCCTGTCGATGGTGCCGTATTTTCTGGCCTTCGACCTGCCCAAGCGCATCATCAATGGGCCGATCCAGGGAAGCGGGTTCGAAGCGCCGGATTCCCGACAACCGCTGTTTGCCTTCGACTGGACCGTGCCTTTGACCGATTGGTCATTGCATTCGGGCGGGATACCGCTTGATCGCATGTCGAGCCTGATGGCGTTAAGTGGCGTCTTCCTGCTGCTGGTGATCATCAACGGGTTGTTTAAATTCTACATCAATACCTATAAGGGTAGGCTTGGAGAACGCCTTTTGCGGCGGATCCGCTATGAGCTTGTGGACCGGGTGCTGCGGTTCCCGCCAAGCTATGTCAAGCAGATCCATTCCTCTGAAGTCTCGACCATGGTCCGCGACGAGGTCGAGCCGTTTGGCGGCTTTACGGGGGATGCCTTTGTGCAGCCCACTATGCTGGGCGGTCAGGCCTTGGCGGCGCTGTTCTTCATTTTCCTGCAAAGTTTCTGGCTTGGCACGATTGCAGGCGCAATGGTGGCGCTTCAGGTCGGCATCATTCCCAAAATGCGCCGTCGCTTGCTTATTCTTGGTCGTCAGCGGCAGCTTCAGGCCCGGCAATTGGCCGGAAAAGTCGGAGAAATCGTCGATGGCGTCGGCACGATCCATGCATATGATACGTCGAATTATGAACGCGCCGATATTTCGAAGCGGCTCGGCGATATCTTCAAGATTCGCTACGATCTCTATCGCTGGAAGTTTTTCGTCAAATTTTTCAATAATTTCCTGTCGCAGCTGACGCCCTTCCTGTTCTATTCCATCGGCGGCTATTTCGCGCTGAAGGGCAGTCTGGACGTGGGCCAGCTGGTGGCTGTCATCAATGCCTACAAGGATCTTCCCGGTCCGTTGAAAGAGCTGATCGACTGGGACCAGTCGCGCCAGGACGTTCAGGTAAAATATGAACAGGTGCTCGAACAATTCGAGCCGCCGCAGATGATTGAGCCAGCACTACAGGCGTTGGCGCCTGTGGGAATGGCTACCCGTGCTGGCCAACTCGCCTTGCAGAATGTGACCTTGCAAGATAGCGGCGGTGCCAAGGTGGTGGAAAATCTCAGCCTGAAAATTGGACAGGGAGAGACGATTGCCGCTATCGACAATCGCGGCGTTGGTGCGGAAGTGATGGCTGAGGCCATTGGCCGGTTGAACTGGCCGGTGGCGGGAAAGATCGTGCTTGGTGATGCTGACCTGCTGGAATTGCCGGAATCGGTGACGGGCCGGGCTATTTCCTATGTATCTGCCGACGGTTATTTCTTTCATGGCAGCCTCAAGGAAAACCTGATTTACGGGCTGAAACATGCACCGACCAATTCGGTGAACTATACCGGGCGCGAGGCGATCAAACGCCGTTGGGAGATCAAGGAAGCGCAATTATCTGAGAACTCCGATCTCGATCCCAATGCCGACTGGATTGACCGGCGGGCGACGTCCGTGTTGCACGGTGAAGCCAGCGACCTGAAAAAATCGATTTTGACGGCGCTGGATACCGTGAAACTGACCAGCGACGTGATGGAACTGGCGCTGCATTCCATCGTCGATCCGCTTGAATATCCGGACCTGACAGAAAAAGTGGTGGAGTTGCGTCTGGCGCTGCGTGATGAATTGCAGCGGCAGGGTCTTGCCAATCTCGTGGTTCACTTTGACCCCAATGCTTATAATGCCGAGGCGACATTGGGAGAAAACCTGTTGTTCGGGACGCTGCGTCCGATCGTCAATGGACCTGTCTATGCCCATCAAAGCGATTATTTTTATGATGTGCTGGAGCGCGCCGGTCTGCTCAGCCTATTTTACGAGATGGGTTTCCTGATTGCGGAAAACCTTGTGGAAATCTTCGGCGGTCTGCCAGCCGATCACCCGTTCTTCCAGCAGCTCGATGTCCTGACCGCTGATGACGTGGTGTTTTACCAACAGATCCTGCAACGCCTTCAAGGCCGGACCAAGCCGGTGCCGAACGAGGAAGAGCAACGGGCAATGATCCGGCTCAGCTTCAATTATGTCGAGCCGCGCTATCGTATGGGTGTGCTGACGGCTGAAGTGATGGACAAGATTGTCGGCGCCCGCGACCTGTTTCACGACAACCTGTCACCGGACCTGCGCCATAGTATCGAACGCTACGATCCGCATCGCTACATGGCGGCGGCGACGCTGCGCGAGAACGTGATCTTCGGCAAACTCGTCAATCGCAATCCCGAAGCCCTGCCGAAATTCCGCGAGCTGGCGGCAAAACTAAGCTCGAAGAAAGGCCTGACAGAGCGATTCCTGGCCCTGGGCCTGGAGTTCGACATCGGCAGCGGTGGCCGCAGGCTGACCATCGTTCAGCGCCACAAGCTCAACCTTGCCCGCGCGCTGGTGCGGCGGTGCGACTATTATATCTTCAACAAAGCCCTGCCGGGCCTCGACGCGCGTGTTCAGGAGGATATCGTTAAGGATGTGCTTGCATTTCTGCGCGAGCAGGACAATGATCCCTCTATCCTTTGGGTTTTGTCGAACACATCATTGTCAAAAAACTTTGATCGTGTTCTGATACTCGACAGCGGTTCATTGGTCGCGGACGGGACGTTCGAGGCCTTGGGCAATGAAAATGATATTTTCAAGGCATTGGTGGCATGA
- a CDS encoding nucleotide sugar dehydrogenase — translation MSHHPVAAELLSAIQSRRAKAAVIGLGYVGLPLAISIAKAGFTVMGFDIDAAKIDAIEAGTSYIEAVPEHILREECAAGRFSATSDFLALADYDVIAICVPTPLTKNRDPDLSYVENTCRQIAKSLRPGQLIVLESTTYPGTTQEVVKPILEHSELRAGEHFFLGFSPEREDPGNREFETSTIPKIIAGDGPDASALMAAFYGAVVKTVVPVSSTATAEAVKLTENIFRAVNIALVNELKLVYDAMGIDVWEVIDAAKTKPFGYMPFYPGPGLGGHCIPIDPFYLTWKSRQYDQPTRFIELAGEINTSMPHHVVSRLAEALDRKAGKALSRSRVLILGLAYKKNVPDIRESPSLRLMELILERGAEVAYFDPFLPEIPKTREYSHLKGRRSIAWNQENLAAFDAVLIATDHDTVDYQQLADWCPLIVDTRNALARRNIADQAAGHTIVKA, via the coding sequence ATGTCCCATCATCCCGTTGCCGCCGAATTGCTGTCCGCCATCCAGTCCCGCCGCGCCAAGGCAGCGGTGATCGGCCTCGGCTATGTCGGCCTGCCGCTGGCCATCAGTATTGCCAAGGCCGGATTCACGGTGATGGGCTTTGATATCGATGCCGCCAAGATCGACGCAATCGAGGCCGGAACAAGCTATATTGAGGCCGTACCAGAACATATTCTGCGCGAAGAATGCGCGGCGGGCCGCTTTTCCGCCACCTCGGATTTCCTGGCGCTGGCCGATTATGACGTGATCGCCATTTGCGTACCGACGCCACTGACCAAGAACCGCGATCCAGATCTATCCTATGTGGAAAACACCTGCCGCCAGATTGCCAAGTCGCTCAGGCCCGGCCAGCTGATCGTGCTGGAATCCACCACCTATCCCGGCACCACGCAAGAAGTGGTGAAGCCGATCCTCGAACATTCGGAACTGCGGGCCGGAGAGCATTTCTTCCTCGGTTTTTCCCCAGAACGCGAAGATCCCGGCAATCGTGAGTTTGAAACCTCGACCATTCCAAAGATCATCGCCGGTGATGGCCCCGACGCTTCAGCCTTGATGGCGGCGTTTTATGGTGCCGTGGTCAAAACCGTGGTGCCGGTTTCCTCAACGGCGACGGCGGAAGCCGTCAAGCTGACCGAAAACATCTTCCGCGCCGTCAACATCGCCTTGGTCAATGAGCTGAAGCTGGTTTATGACGCCATGGGCATCGATGTCTGGGAAGTGATCGACGCCGCCAAGACCAAGCCGTTCGGCTATATGCCGTTTTACCCCGGCCCCGGCCTCGGCGGCCATTGCATTCCCATCGATCCGTTTTACCTGACCTGGAAATCGCGCCAATATGACCAGCCGACACGGTTCATCGAGCTGGCGGGCGAGATCAACACGTCCATGCCGCATCACGTCGTCTCCAGGCTGGCCGAAGCACTGGACCGCAAAGCAGGAAAGGCGCTGAGCCGGTCGCGCGTGCTGATCCTGGGTCTGGCCTACAAGAAAAACGTCCCCGACATCAGGGAGAGCCCGTCGCTGCGGCTGATGGAGCTTATTCTGGAGCGCGGCGCCGAAGTCGCCTATTTCGACCCCTTCCTGCCCGAAATTCCGAAAACCCGCGAATATAGCCATCTGAAAGGCCGCCGCAGCATCGCCTGGAACCAGGAAAACCTCGCCGCCTTCGATGCCGTGCTGATCGCCACCGACCATGACACCGTCGATTACCAGCAACTGGCCGATTGGTGTCCGCTGATCGTTGATACCCGCAACGCCCTTGCCCGCCGCAACATTGCCGATCAGGCAGCGGGCCACACGATTGTGAAAGCGTGA
- a CDS encoding class I SAM-dependent methyltransferase, with the protein MSRLDSFINRMSAQRDLLNHIRDAYPLPEGPVLEIGLGNGRTFSHLRENFTGRRIIAFDRQLGAHKSSIPQEGDLILGEIDQTGQDFTGCGAAFVHADIGTGYPDRDAVTLTWLPDMVAGMLRPGGYALSGLPLDHEALEPLPVLDHIEKDRYFFYRRLP; encoded by the coding sequence ATGAGCCGTCTCGACAGTTTCATCAACCGCATGAGCGCCCAGCGCGATCTCTTGAACCATATCCGCGACGCCTATCCCCTGCCCGAAGGGCCGGTGCTGGAAATCGGCCTTGGCAATGGCCGGACCTTCAGTCATTTGCGGGAGAATTTCACCGGTCGCCGCATCATCGCCTTCGACCGGCAATTGGGCGCGCATAAAAGCTCCATTCCGCAGGAAGGCGACCTGATTCTGGGGGAAATCGACCAGACCGGCCAGGACTTCACCGGCTGCGGCGCGGCCTTTGTCCATGCCGATATCGGCACGGGCTATCCCGATCGGGATGCGGTCACGCTGACCTGGCTGCCGGATATGGTGGCAGGGATGCTGCGGCCCGGCGGCTATGCGCTCAGTGGCCTGCCGCTCGACCACGAAGCACTCGAGCCGCTACCAGTCCTCGATCATATCGAGAAAGACCGCTATTTCTTCTATCGCCGCCTGCCCTGA
- a CDS encoding exonuclease SbcCD subunit D, with amino-acid sequence MKILHTADLHLGRQLNGLSLDEDQDAILDQIVDALRTTRADILIIAGDIFDRAAPPATAVRQFNAFLSRVAAETTAAVAIIAGNHDSGDRIGAMAIMTDRRRALIQGPIARDMTPLVLHDAHGPVAFSALPFAYEFAARECFADPAIATPQDVLAAQVADARRSLPEGARWVVIAHAFVAGGTSGETERPLARVGGIETVSPEIFDGAHYVALGHLHRPQHVSAPHIRYSGSPLAFSFGEASEQKSMTLVDLDADGRVRIETIDFNPPRAVRLLRGLLADLLLAQPSQDFIKAVLTDPTPLIDPMKRLRAVFPNACQLTYARDERAPELKFAISTAAPADPLEVIADFIAQVRDEPISEPERALITAMLDDLDAEENAA; translated from the coding sequence ATGAAAATCCTCCACACCGCCGACCTGCATCTGGGCCGCCAACTGAACGGATTATCGCTGGACGAGGATCAAGACGCCATTCTCGATCAGATCGTTGATGCGCTCCGCACCACCCGTGCCGATATCCTGATCATTGCCGGCGATATTTTCGACCGGGCAGCCCCTCCGGCAACAGCGGTACGCCAGTTCAACGCCTTCCTGTCACGGGTGGCGGCAGAAACCACCGCCGCCGTGGCGATCATTGCCGGCAATCACGATTCAGGCGACCGGATTGGTGCCATGGCGATCATGACCGACAGGCGCCGCGCGCTCATTCAGGGCCCTATTGCAAGAGATATGACACCCCTTGTCCTGCATGACGCCCACGGACCGGTGGCGTTTTCCGCCCTGCCCTTCGCCTATGAGTTTGCCGCCCGCGAATGTTTTGCCGACCCGGCCATAGCCACACCGCAAGACGTGTTGGCCGCCCAGGTGGCCGACGCGCGCCGCAGCCTGCCGGAGGGTGCGCGTTGGGTGGTGATCGCCCACGCCTTTGTCGCGGGAGGAACAAGCGGCGAGACGGAACGTCCGCTGGCCCGCGTCGGCGGTATTGAGACCGTGTCACCGGAGATTTTCGACGGCGCTCATTATGTGGCACTCGGTCATCTACACCGGCCACAACATGTGTCAGCCCCTCACATCCGCTATTCCGGCTCACCGCTGGCGTTCAGTTTCGGCGAGGCCAGCGAACAGAAATCCATGACCCTGGTCGATCTCGACGCCGATGGTCGGGTACGGATCGAAACCATCGATTTCAACCCACCACGGGCCGTGCGCCTGTTGCGCGGGCTATTGGCCGATCTGCTTCTGGCCCAACCGTCGCAGGACTTCATCAAGGCGGTGCTCACCGATCCCACCCCACTGATTGATCCGATGAAGCGGTTGCGGGCGGTGTTTCCCAATGCCTGCCAGTTGACCTATGCCCGTGACGAGCGGGCGCCGGAGCTGAAATTCGCCATCAGCACGGCTGCCCCAGCCGATCCGCTGGAGGTGATCGCCGATTTCATCGCCCAGGTTCGTGATGAGCCGATCTCCGAGCCAGAACGCGCGCTGATAACGGCCATGCTGGACGATCTGGACGCCGAGGAGAATGCCGCATGA
- a CDS encoding AAA family ATPase, with product MRPVRLVMQAFGPYAGRQSIDFREAVAAGLFGIYGQTGSGKSTIFSAMTFALFGEAARAEQDTISLRSDHASPDLATEVEFVFDLGARRYVIRRRPEQMRPKQRGGGETRDAHEAWLFDATGLGESEITAAQPGKVLAEKKIGLVREKITDLLGYGPEQFKQIVLLPQGRFEAFLAAKTQERQDILSALFDVSLYRRLAAKLKSDAESAERLVREERAVCLRRLGADGFDSMQALMDGIAEAASSLTDRQQAEQHLRAEADAARASLQAARDTDNQFKSMDAARQAKQKTLDQATDMAALQAQVTSAERARTLADAENRVIEAQRECKDAEAALSLAMQIQTSTQATAQQAQAAYLQQIQSKSEIEALRRTIDQMERDRDVLEKATGLTASVEAAKRRVQEEQAAFRTAEAGLAELTGKRQVREQALKQARLAHERRQSLTANLTALQAQVKQAEIVERAEKDLQQAYQQLNHSANIHAERQAQTTKAAALFDQAERRLASAQALHLAAKLGPGLPCPVCGATDHPTPAMGDSAEAGLDKAFREAKQALEKARLEEQHSATAHASAQATVDERQGRLGDLERPEQQIQELRQDMEGMERALRGLGPAIDIAAAETALENLGKAITDAQARLDQHRDRLAALKTETSNGETRLAEMLSGIAAHLRDKAALERQLQQSKALMTSRETALKRSEEAATATREAAFSAHKDSEAAENILTERQARFEKENQGFEDRLRDAGLTRDDLNRLKPAIMTLERDKATIETHQRQLQRDSEKLLELETALTGKQPPDLLAHQEALASAEAAFDTAVTLRAATAARLDHLQNLRKELAGIAKRLDEAEATSGPLRELAGLFDAQNRQKLKLETFAIGAMFEQVLQAANLRLGPMTNGRYRLERDIESGGRGKRGLGILAFDVHTGKARPTATLSGGETFIAALALALGLADVVESASGKVRLDTIFLDEGFGSLDTENGSGTLDLVLQALNSLASQNRTVGLISHVPLVQEAIPNGFYVRKDSDGSHVEARGMM from the coding sequence ATGAGACCTGTCCGCTTGGTGATGCAGGCCTTTGGCCCCTATGCCGGACGCCAATCCATCGATTTTCGCGAAGCCGTCGCCGCTGGCCTGTTCGGCATCTACGGCCAGACGGGATCGGGGAAATCGACGATTTTCAGCGCCATGACCTTTGCCCTATTCGGGGAAGCGGCGAGAGCCGAGCAGGACACCATCTCGCTGCGCTCCGACCATGCTTCGCCCGACCTAGCAACCGAGGTGGAATTCGTATTCGATCTTGGCGCCCGCCGCTATGTCATCCGCCGGCGTCCCGAACAGATGCGGCCAAAACAACGCGGCGGTGGCGAAACCCGGGACGCCCACGAGGCCTGGCTGTTCGACGCCACCGGGCTTGGTGAAAGCGAAATTACCGCCGCCCAGCCGGGCAAGGTGCTGGCTGAAAAAAAGATCGGTCTGGTACGCGAAAAAATCACCGATCTGCTCGGTTACGGTCCTGAACAGTTCAAGCAGATCGTGCTTCTGCCGCAGGGCCGGTTCGAGGCCTTTCTTGCCGCCAAAACCCAGGAACGACAAGATATTCTCAGCGCCCTCTTCGATGTGTCGCTCTATCGCCGGCTAGCGGCAAAACTGAAGAGCGATGCCGAAAGCGCCGAACGGCTGGTGCGCGAGGAGCGCGCCGTCTGCCTTCGCCGCCTCGGTGCCGACGGGTTCGACAGCATGCAGGCACTGATGGACGGGATTGCCGAGGCGGCATCGTCGCTCACCGACCGGCAGCAAGCGGAACAGCATTTACGGGCTGAGGCGGATGCCGCCCGCGCTTCGTTGCAAGCAGCGAGAGACACCGATAACCAGTTCAAGTCCATGGACGCCGCTCGTCAGGCAAAACAGAAAACCCTCGACCAGGCCACAGACATGGCCGCGCTGCAAGCGCAGGTCACATCCGCCGAACGCGCCCGGACACTGGCCGATGCGGAGAACCGGGTGATAGAGGCACAGCGCGAGTGCAAGGATGCTGAGGCCGCGCTGTCTCTGGCAATGCAGATCCAGACATCGACGCAGGCAACGGCACAACAAGCGCAAGCTGCCTACCTTCAACAAATACAAAGCAAAAGCGAAATAGAGGCGCTGCGCCGGACAATCGATCAGATGGAACGCGATCGAGATGTGCTGGAAAAAGCCACCGGCCTCACCGCATCGGTCGAGGCGGCCAAACGACGCGTGCAGGAGGAACAGGCCGCATTCCGAACCGCAGAGGCCGGTCTTGCCGAGCTGACTGGCAAGCGGCAAGTCCGGGAACAGGCATTGAAACAGGCCCGCCTTGCCCATGAGCGCAGGCAATCATTGACCGCAAACCTTACGGCCTTGCAGGCGCAGGTGAAGCAGGCTGAGATTGTGGAACGGGCCGAAAAAGATCTGCAACAGGCCTACCAGCAGTTAAACCATAGTGCAAACATCCATGCCGAACGACAGGCTCAGACCACCAAGGCCGCAGCACTGTTCGATCAGGCCGAACGTCGGCTTGCCTCCGCGCAGGCTCTCCATTTGGCAGCAAAGCTGGGGCCTGGTCTCCCCTGCCCTGTTTGTGGCGCAACCGACCATCCGACCCCTGCGATGGGGGACAGCGCCGAGGCCGGATTGGACAAGGCCTTTCGCGAAGCGAAACAGGCGCTGGAAAAGGCGCGATTGGAAGAGCAGCATAGCGCTACCGCTCACGCCTCTGCGCAAGCCACCGTTGATGAACGCCAAGGTCGCCTAGGAGATCTGGAGCGGCCCGAGCAGCAGATCCAGGAGTTGCGCCAGGACATGGAAGGGATGGAGCGTGCCCTTCGCGGGCTCGGCCCGGCCATCGATATCGCCGCTGCCGAAACCGCGCTGGAAAATCTTGGAAAAGCCATCACCGATGCCCAAGCCCGGCTGGATCAGCACCGGGATCGGCTGGCCGCGCTGAAGACCGAGACCAGCAATGGTGAAACGCGACTTGCCGAAATGCTCTCCGGCATCGCAGCACATCTGCGGGATAAAGCAGCCCTGGAGCGCCAGCTTCAACAGTCGAAGGCCTTGATGACAAGCCGGGAAACGGCATTGAAGCGCAGCGAAGAAGCCGCAACGGCAACGCGCGAAGCGGCATTCAGCGCGCACAAAGACAGCGAAGCCGCCGAAAACATCCTGACCGAAAGACAAGCCCGCTTCGAAAAGGAAAATCAGGGTTTCGAGGATCGCCTGCGCGACGCTGGCCTGACGCGCGACGATCTGAACCGCCTGAAACCTGCAATCATGACACTTGAGCGTGACAAAGCGACGATAGAGACCCACCAGCGCCAATTGCAGCGCGACAGTGAAAAGCTCTTGGAATTGGAGACCGCGCTCACGGGTAAGCAGCCGCCGGACCTTCTCGCCCATCAAGAGGCGCTTGCGTCCGCTGAAGCCGCTTTCGATACAGCCGTTACACTGCGCGCAGCAACGGCGGCTCGGCTCGATCACCTGCAAAACTTGCGCAAAGAGCTTGCCGGCATCGCCAAACGGCTTGACGAAGCCGAGGCAACCTCCGGCCCTCTGCGGGAGCTGGCTGGCCTGTTCGATGCCCAGAACCGGCAGAAACTGAAACTGGAAACCTTCGCCATCGGCGCGATGTTCGAACAGGTCTTGCAAGCAGCCAACCTGCGGCTGGGACCGATGACCAATGGCCGCTACAGGCTGGAACGTGACATCGAATCCGGTGGCCGGGGTAAGCGTGGGCTGGGCATTCTCGCCTTCGATGTCCATACCGGCAAGGCAAGACCCACCGCGACACTTTCCGGTGGTGAAACCTTCATCGCCGCCCTGGCACTTGCCCTGGGTCTGGCCGACGTGGTCGAAAGCGCCAGCGGCAAGGTGCGCCTCGATACGATTTTCCTCGATGAAGGCTTCGGCAGCCTTGATACGGAAAACGGCTCAGGCACACTTGATCTGGTCTTGCAGGCTTTGAATAGCCTAGCCAGCCAGAACCGCACTGTTGGACTGATATCTCATGTTCCGCTTGTTCAGGAAGCAATTCCGAATGGTTTTTACGTCAGGAAGGACAGCGATGGCAGCCATGTGGAAGCTCGAGGAATGATGTAA
- a CDS encoding cyclic nucleotide-binding domain-containing protein yields the protein MLLRDEVQLLRNIPYFKHVDPCKLKLLAFASQRATYKPGDILFRQGDGGDSAYVILSGKVDLLSGPPTGEVRIGEADSKSIIGEMSLLCHGPRRMTARAATEVETLRIAKDCLGKVMADSPRMSMEFSRALAERLRAMTTELDTVRLGQLSLVD from the coding sequence ATGTTACTGCGAGACGAAGTGCAGCTATTGCGGAATATTCCATACTTCAAGCACGTTGATCCGTGCAAACTGAAGCTCCTGGCCTTCGCCTCACAAAGGGCCACGTATAAGCCCGGAGACATTTTGTTTCGCCAAGGTGATGGCGGTGATTCCGCTTATGTCATCCTGTCGGGAAAGGTTGACTTGCTGTCAGGCCCGCCCACAGGTGAAGTCAGAATCGGCGAGGCTGACAGCAAATCCATCATCGGTGAAATGTCGCTTCTTTGCCATGGTCCGAGACGGATGACCGCTCGCGCCGCAACCGAGGTCGAAACGCTTCGCATCGCCAAGGACTGTCTTGGCAAGGTCATGGCCGATAGCCCGCGTATGAGCATGGAGTTCAGCCGTGCACTTGCAGAGCGACTTCGGGCAATGACAACCGAACTCGACACTGTTCGCTTGGGTCAGCTCTCTCTTGTCGATTAG